The Prevotella sp. E2-28 genome includes the window TTCAGGGAAAGTTAGTACCTTTGCACTCGTTTAATCGGGGCGTTAAAAATTTACTAGGAGAGTTGGCAGAGTGAACGATTGCGCTGGACTCGAAATCCGGTATACCCTTACGGGTATCGGGGGTTTGAATCCCTCACTCTCCGCTGATTAATAAAAAAGGGAACCCAACGGATTCCCTTTTTTCGTGCTTATAAATGTACAACGTAAAAGTTACTGATAATCTTCTTTCTGAAGCATGATGTCAAAGTAGATTTTCTTTGGATCAGCAGTAGAACGATAAACGTAGCGGAAATTGACACCTCTTTTCATTAAAGCCTTATAGGAAGGTGTGTTCTTTAATTCCTTAATCAAAGCGCCTTTGATGTCAGTATCTTTAAGAGCAACTACCATACTGTCGTTATCACTATCACCCGTAAAACGGAAATACTGGGTTTGCGTAATTGTAGGAATATCAAAGACAATGCTGTCAAGATACATGTTGTCACCTATTGGCATCGGGCACTTTGACTCTGTTACTTCACGTGCCTCTCGTGCGGCTCTTTCCTCCATTGATTCCTGACATGATACAAGCATCAGAACAGAAAATACGAATAATATATATTTCTTCATAAATATGAACTAATAAAAATTTTGCAGCAAAGTTACGAAAAAAAACTAAAATCAATGGCTTTTTCTTTTCTTTTTTGTAACTTTGCATCGAAAAGACACGTATACGTTAATGAAGAATATCAGAAATTTCTGTATAATAGCACATATTGACCACGGCAAGTCGACACTTGCCGATAGATTGTTAGAGCGCACCAAAACCATACAAGTGACTGAGGGACAGATGCTTGATGACATGGATTTGGAGCGTGAAAGGGGTATAACAATTAAAAGTCATGCCATCCAGATGGAGTATGAGAAGGATGGCGAGAAATATATCCTTAACCTGATTGATACTCCGGGACATGTGGACTTCTCGTACGAGGTGTCACGTAGTATTGCTGCCTGTGAGGGCGCGCTGCTTGTGGTTGATGCTACTCAGGGCGTGCAGGCTCAGACAATTTCGAACCTCTACATGGCAATTGATAATAATCTGGAGATTATCCCTGTTATCAACAAGATTGATATGCCCAGCGCAATGCCTGATGAGGTGGAAGACGAGATTGTGGACCTGATTGGTTGCGACCCTTCAGACATCATCCGCGCCTCTGGTAAAACAGGTGAAGGTGTTGAAGATATATTGAATGCTGTGGTTGATAGGATTCCACATCCTGTAGGCGACGAGGAGGCTCCGCTTCAGGCGTTGATCTTTGACTCAGTCTTTAATTCCTTCCGTGGTATTATTGCCTATTTCAAGATTACCAACGGTGTTATCCGTAAAGGTGATAAGGTGAAGTTCTTTAATACGGGTATGGAATACGAGGCCGACGAGGTGGGTGTGCTAAAGATGGACATGATACCTCGTAAGGAATTGCGCACAGGCGACGTAGGCTATATAATAAGTGGTATAAAGAACTCGAAAGAGGTGAAGGTGGGTGATACAATTACCCACGTGGAGCGTCCTTGTGATAAGGCTATCGAGGGTTTCCAAGAGGTGAAACCAATGGTGTTTGCCGGCGTTTATCCTATAGACCCCACTGACTATGAGAACCTGCGTGCCTCGTTGGAGAAACTGCAGTTGAACGATGCATCGCTGACCTTCCAGCCTGAGTCTTCCGTGGCTCTGGGTTTTGGTTTCCGCTGCGGATTCCTTGGATTGTTGCACATGGAAATTGTGCAGGAACGACTGGATCGTGAGTTCGATATGGATGTGATCACCACAGTACCCAACGTATCGTATATGTGCTATACGAAACAGGGTGAAGTGAAAGAAGTTCATAATCCTTCTGGATTGCCCGAACAGACAATGATTGACCATATCGAGGAGCCTTACATTCGTGCATCTATCATTACGGCAGCTGACTTTATCGGTCCAATCATGACGCTCTGTCTGGATAAGCGTGGCGAACTGATAGACCAACAATATGTCAGTGGTAACCGCGTGGAGCTGCGCTTCATGTTGCCTCTTGGCGAAATCGTGATTGACTTCTATGATAAGTTGAAGAGTATCTCGAAAGGCTATGCTTCTTTCGACTACCATATTGACTCGTTCCGTCCTTCTAAGCTGATTAAGCTGGACATCCTTTTGAACGGTGAACCCGTTGATGCTTTGTCAACGCTGACCCATCAGGACAATGCGGTGACCTTCGGACGCCGTATGTGCGAGAAGCTGAAAGAACTGATTCCTCGTCAGCAGTTTGATATTGCCATTCAGGCAGCTATCGGTGCAAAGATTATTGCACGTGAAACGGTGAAGCAGGTACGTAAGGATGTGCTCGCCAAGTGTTATGGTGGTGACGTGAGCCGTAAGCGTAAACTGCTGGAGAAACAGAAGCGAGGTAAGAAGCGCATGAAGCAGATTGGAAATGTGGAGGTGCCTCAGAAGGCTTTCCTCGCTGTTCTGAAGCTTGATTAATAATTAATATTTGCTACAAAAATCCTATATCTAAATAGTTAACAACAATGCCAAACCTAAGTTTAACACCGCGCGATGTGGCCCGCGAACTGGCCAGAAGATACAGTACGATGACACACGAGGAACTCGACATCCTTGAGAGTGTCCTTATTCCTATGAAGTTTGCCAAGAACGAGAAAATTCTAGGCGAGGGTGAGACGTGTGAATATATTTACTGGGTTGTAAAAGGCTTAGTGCGTCAGTATTACTTTAAGAACGGTAAGGACTTGACAGAATACATGGCTACAGAGAATACGATTGTGATGAGTATTGAGAGCCTGTTTATGGAGAAGCCCTCTTCGCAAATCATCCAGACTCTTGAGCCTACCATTGTGTATGCTATGTCTAAAAAGGAGCTTGAGGCTGTGGCAATGCGCAGTGTTAATATTCAGATATTATATCGTAAAATATTGGAGGAATCTCTGATTATCAGTCAGCAGCGTGCTGATATGTTGCGCTTTGAAAGTGCTCAGGACCGTTATCAGAAACTGGTGAAGAGCTGTCCACAGTTGGTTCTGCGTGCACCATTGGTGTATATTGCCAGTTATTTGCAGATGACACCAGAGACGCTGAGTCGTGTGCGTACTGCAGTGCTGATGAACTCATAGGAAGTTGACTATCACAACTTACCAAGTTGTAATTTACAAATTGGTAAGTTATAACGAAGAAGAGGCTACGTCATTGACGCAGCCTCTTCTCTTTTTGTATTTTATGTATATTACAGGATAGTCTTTACAGCCTCCAGCATACCTTTCTCCTGAATCAGGTCAAGGAACTGCTTCACCATCTGGTTCAGACCTGCAACCTTATTCAGGTCTTCCTGCCAGATGAACTCAGCACTCAGTACACCGTCGGTTACCTTCTGAGTATCGCCAGTAGCCCAGAGCTCCTTCAGCAGATCCATAATCTTCTGGTCATCGTTAGGTGTAATCTCGGCTCCGTCGAAACGCTTACCACCCTTATAATAGGTGATGATAGCAGCCAGACCGAATACCAATCCCTTAGGCAGCTCACCCTTGCGCTCCAAGTAAGTCTTTACACCGGGCAGGTCGCGAGCCTGGAACTTGGGGAATGAATTCAGCATGATGCTGGTTACCTGATGATCTACGAATGGGTTGTCGAAGCGCTCAAGCACGTCAGCAGCAAACTTCTCCAGTTCGTCCATAGGCAGGTCGAGTGTCTGCATCAGCTCCTCAAACTGTACCTTGTGGATATATTTTCCGATAACCTCATGGTTGCAAGCATCACGTACAATATTTACACCACTCAGATAAGCCACAGGGCTTAATACGGTGTGAGGACCATTCAGCAGGGTAACCTTACGCTTATGGTAAGGCTCCTCAGAAGGCACAAACAGCACGTGCAGTCCAGCTTTATCAGCAGGGAATTCCTGAGCTACTTCCTTTGGAGCTTCAATTACCCAGAGATGGAAGTTCTCGGCCTGTACAACGAGGTTGTCACGATAACCTACCTTCTCCTGAATCTCTGCAATTTCCTTGCGGGGGAAGCCAGGAACGATACGGTCAACGAGGGTGGCATAAACACCGCAAGACTCCTCGAACCACTTCTTGAAGCCCTCAGGCAACTGCCACAGCTCAATATATTTGCGGATGCAATCCTTCAGCACGTGGCCGTTCAGGAAAATCAGCTCGCAGGGGAATATGATAAGACCCTTGGTGGGATCACCATTGAAAGTCTGATAACGACGATACAGCAACTGAACCAGTTTGCCAGGATAGCTGCTTGCAGGTTTGTCCTCCAGCTTACAAGCAGGATCGAAAGCGATACCTGCCTCTGTGGTATTAGAAATCACAAAACGAATCTCGGGCTGGTCGGCCAGTGCCATGAAGGCATCGTTCTGAGAATAGGGATTCAGGGCACGACTAATCACGTCGATACGCTCAAGGGTGTTGACGGGCTTGCCGTTCTCACGGCCCTGCAGGTTTACGTGATACAGGCAGTCCTGACCATTGAGCCAGTCAACCATACCGCGTTCGATGGGCTGCACAACAACCACACTACCATTGAAATTGGTCTTCTGGTCCATGTTCCAGATAATCCAATCAACAAAAGCACGAAGGAAGTTTCCTTCACCAAACTGAATCACCTTTTCAGGCATAACGCTCTTAGGAGCGAAGTGTTTGTTTAATGGTTTCAACATTGTAAAATTGTTTTAGAATTTGTTTTTAATGTATTTGTGTGCAAAAGTATGAAAAGTATTTTAAATCACCAAATAATTATCAAAATGTTAAAGAACTATGTTATTTATTGCAGCTTTTCGCTGATAAACTTCTGGAGTTCCTCATGGTTCATTCCTTTTGCCAAAATTGTACCTTCTTTGTCGAGCACCACAGTGTAAGGAATAAACTGAATATTGAAGCTGCGCTGTACATATGTTGTACCGCTAATAGCAACTGTCTGAGGCCAGGTCAGTTCCAGTTCCTCAATACTTTTAATCCATGCATCCTTATCGTCATCAATAGATAAACCAATAATGCCGAAGCCCTTCTCCTGATAGTCGGCCAGCAACTTTTTCATAGCTGGCATACCCTCACGACAGGGCATACACCATGAAGCCCAGAAATCGAGGAGGGTTATCTGGTTTTGTTTTACCAAATCCATGATACCTACCTCCTGACCTTCTGTAGAGTGTAATTTGAAATTAGGGATTTTCTGACCTATCTCCGTAGGAAATGTATCATTGATTTTTTTCTGAATATCTTTGATTGCCTGACGCTCTTTATACTCTTCTGGCAATTTCGATAAGGCATCAATGAGTTCATCTCTTGAGAATTGATCGCCGTAGGCAAGTTGTGTCAGGAAGAAATAACCAAACTCATTATTGAGATTGTTCATCGTCATTTCCTTCATCTTAACACCTACCTCTTTCTGCAATTCATTCAACTGTGTGTAAATCTCAACCTGCTGCTCCTGATCCAGACCGCCAGCATTAATCTTCTCCATTAACGCCTCAGCCTTTTTCTGGGATTCAAAGAACACCTTATTCATTTCCTGCAGAGCATCATTAGCCTCAGTGCCTGATATCTGGGATTCACCAGAGGCAGACAGCAGCATCTTAATGGTTCCTGCTTCACGGAAGAACATGGCGTATGTCCTAGTCTT containing:
- a CDS encoding TlpA disulfide reductase family protein, which produces MKRLKFIIGLAIAAISMTSCNSNGFKVKGVVEGIDDGDTLLIYPFAPESSDPLDTLVVSDGEFEWKGDVDSVFLCTVVAPKTRTYAMFFREAGTIKMLLSASGESQISGTEANDALQEMNKVFFESQKKAEALMEKINAGGLDQEQQVEIYTQLNELQKEVGVKMKEMTMNNLNNEFGYFFLTQLAYGDQFSRDELIDALSKLPEEYKERQAIKDIQKKINDTFPTEIGQKIPNFKLHSTEGQEVGIMDLVKQNQITLLDFWASWCMPCREGMPAMKKLLADYQEKGFGIIGLSIDDDKDAWIKSIEELELTWPQTVAISGTTYVQRSFNIQFIPYTVVLDKEGTILAKGMNHEELQKFISEKLQ
- the lepA gene encoding translation elongation factor 4, which produces MKNIRNFCIIAHIDHGKSTLADRLLERTKTIQVTEGQMLDDMDLERERGITIKSHAIQMEYEKDGEKYILNLIDTPGHVDFSYEVSRSIAACEGALLVVDATQGVQAQTISNLYMAIDNNLEIIPVINKIDMPSAMPDEVEDEIVDLIGCDPSDIIRASGKTGEGVEDILNAVVDRIPHPVGDEEAPLQALIFDSVFNSFRGIIAYFKITNGVIRKGDKVKFFNTGMEYEADEVGVLKMDMIPRKELRTGDVGYIISGIKNSKEVKVGDTITHVERPCDKAIEGFQEVKPMVFAGVYPIDPTDYENLRASLEKLQLNDASLTFQPESSVALGFGFRCGFLGLLHMEIVQERLDREFDMDVITTVPNVSYMCYTKQGEVKEVHNPSGLPEQTMIDHIEEPYIRASIITAADFIGPIMTLCLDKRGELIDQQYVSGNRVELRFMLPLGEIVIDFYDKLKSISKGYASFDYHIDSFRPSKLIKLDILLNGEPVDALSTLTHQDNAVTFGRRMCEKLKELIPRQQFDIAIQAAIGAKIIARETVKQVRKDVLAKCYGGDVSRKRKLLEKQKRGKKRMKQIGNVEVPQKAFLAVLKLD
- a CDS encoding Crp/Fnr family transcriptional regulator yields the protein MPNLSLTPRDVARELARRYSTMTHEELDILESVLIPMKFAKNEKILGEGETCEYIYWVVKGLVRQYYFKNGKDLTEYMATENTIVMSIESLFMEKPSSQIIQTLEPTIVYAMSKKELEAVAMRSVNIQILYRKILEESLIISQQRADMLRFESAQDRYQKLVKSCPQLVLRAPLVYIASYLQMTPETLSRVRTAVLMNS
- a CDS encoding tagaturonate reductase yields the protein MKPLNKHFAPKSVMPEKVIQFGEGNFLRAFVDWIIWNMDQKTNFNGSVVVVQPIERGMVDWLNGQDCLYHVNLQGRENGKPVNTLERIDVISRALNPYSQNDAFMALADQPEIRFVISNTTEAGIAFDPACKLEDKPASSYPGKLVQLLYRRYQTFNGDPTKGLIIFPCELIFLNGHVLKDCIRKYIELWQLPEGFKKWFEESCGVYATLVDRIVPGFPRKEIAEIQEKVGYRDNLVVQAENFHLWVIEAPKEVAQEFPADKAGLHVLFVPSEEPYHKRKVTLLNGPHTVLSPVAYLSGVNIVRDACNHEVIGKYIHKVQFEELMQTLDLPMDELEKFAADVLERFDNPFVDHQVTSIMLNSFPKFQARDLPGVKTYLERKGELPKGLVFGLAAIITYYKGGKRFDGAEITPNDDQKIMDLLKELWATGDTQKVTDGVLSAEFIWQEDLNKVAGLNQMVKQFLDLIQEKGMLEAVKTIL